In Musa acuminata AAA Group cultivar baxijiao chromosome BXJ2-3, Cavendish_Baxijiao_AAA, whole genome shotgun sequence, the following proteins share a genomic window:
- the LOC135608104 gene encoding pentatricopeptide repeat-containing protein At5g50390, chloroplastic-like → MEINVALFCNLTSNHRIRKSNWPGFSCSSIGAKTGKRIKIESFCCLDLFATRNVRSCVVVRCSSSQENCLRPKPRPKPKPIVEHVDRGSNLDDTYSASPDSSAFFDHIEKLVFFKRYEEALELFEILRSGGNLVAVRASTYDSLVSACIGVGSVREVKTVFQHMIETGFKFDQYMRNRVLGMHLKCGMMVDARHLFDDMPERNIVSWSIMISGLVEVGSYEEAFNLFFFMWEEVSDASPRMFATIIRATAGLGFILAGRQFHSCVIKMGFYKNIFISCALIDMYSKCGCIEEAQWVFDEMPEKTVVGWNTIIAGYALHGYSEKALDMYYEMCSANVQMDHFTYSIFFRICARLGSLEHAKQAHAGLVRNGFGLDIVANTALVDLYCKWGRMEDARNVFEKMPRRNLLSWNALIGGYGNHGMGIEAVKMYEKMREEGMVPDHVTFLAVLGACNYSGLLDKGREIFEMMSRNPSTKPRAMHYACMIELFGREGLLDEAYALIKNAPFRPTKNMWAALLTACRIHKNLELGKFAAEQLFGLGPEKLSNYIVLLNIYNSSGRVDEAAKVVEALKRRGIRLLPACSWIEIKKQPHKFLFGDKSHPQSLKIYEKLDSLTSEIVERGYVPDWKSLLPDVADHEQKMLTYHSEKLAIAFGIISTPDFTPLQVVQGHRICSDCHTVIKFLTLITKREIIVRDASRFHHFRCGSCSCGDYW, encoded by the coding sequence atggaaatcaacgttgcTCTCTTCTGCAACCTGACCTCAAATCACAGAATTCGGAAGAGCAATTGGCCAGGTTTTTCCTGCTCCTCGATCGGTGCCAAGACCGGAAAACGCATAAAGATCGAATCTTTTTGCTGTCTTGATCTGTTCGCCACGAGAAACGTCCGATCTTGTGTCGTCGTCAGGTGTTCGTCCTCTCAGGAGAATTGTCTGAGGCCGAAACCGCGGCCAAAACCGAAGCCGATTGTTGAGCACGTCGACCGTGGCTCGAATTTGGACGACACCTACTCTGCGAGCCCAGATTCTTCTGCCTTCTTCGACCACATAGAGAAGTTGGTCTTCTTCAAGAGGTATGAGGAGGCTCTTGAATTGTTTGAAATTTTGCGGTCGGGGGGAAACCTCGTCGCCGTCCGGGCTAGCACCTACGATTCTCTCGTCAGTGCGTGCATCGGTGTCGGCTCGGTAAGGGAGGTGAAGACGGTATTTCAGCATATGATTGAGACTGGGTTTAAGTTTGATCAGTATATGAGGAATCGAGTCCTCGGGATGCATTTGAAATGCGGTATGATGGTGGATGCAAGGCACCTGTTTGACGATATGCCTGAAAGGAACATCGTGTCATGGAGTATTATGATATCAGGGCTGGTAGAGGTGGGTTCCTATGAAGAGGCATTTAATCTGTTTTTTTTTATGTGGGAAGAGGTATCGGATGCCAGTCCACGCATGTTTGCAACTATTATCCGGGCAACTGCTGGTTTAGGCTTCATTCTTGCTGGTAGGCAGTTCCATTCATGTGTTATTAAGAtgggattttataaaaatatcttcatTTCTTGTGCTCTCATTGATATGTATAGTAAATGTGGATGCATTGAAGAAGCTCAGTGGGTCTTTGATGAGATGCCTGAGAAGACGGTTGTAGGATGGAACACTATCATAGCAGGGTATGCTCTTCATGGGTACAGTGAGAAAGCTTTGGATATGTACTATGAGATGTGCAGTGCTAATGTTCAGATGGACCATTTTACTTACTCCATTTTTTTCAGAATATGTGCTAGATTAGGGTCTCTGGAACATGCAAAGCAAGCACATGCAGGTCTAGTCCGCAATGGGTTCGGGTTGGATATAGTAGCAAACACTGCTCTCGTTGACTTGTACTGTAAATGGGGCAGAATGGAAGATGCCAGGAATGTTTTTGAGAAGATGCCTCGCAGGAATCTTCTATCTTGGAATGCTCTGATAGGTGGATATGGCAACCATGGCATGGGAATTGAGGCTGTCAAGATGTATGAGAAGATGCGGGAGGAAGGGATGGTCCCAGACCATGTAACCTTTCTTGCCGTCTTAGGTGCATGTAATTATTCTGGCTTGTTAGACAAGGGGAGGGAGATTTTTGAGATGATGAGTCGAAATCCAAGCACAAAACCACGAGCAATGCACTATGCTTGTATGATCGAATTGTTTGGTCGAGAAGGACTATTGGATGAAGCTTATGCTTTGATAAAGAATGCTCCTTTCAGGCCCACGAAGAACATGTGGGCGGCTTTGCTGACGGCTTGTAGGATCCACAAGAACTTGGAGCTTGGAAAATTTGCAGCAGAACAACTTTTTGGTTTGGGACCTGAAAAATTAAGTAATTACATTGTTCTTCTCAATATTTACAATAGTTCTGGGAGGGTGGATGAAGCTGCCAAGGTTGTGGAAGCCTTAAAAAGAAGGGGCATTAGACTTCTTCCAGCTTGCAGTTGGATTGAGATTAAAAAACAGCCACACAAGTTCCTTTTTGGAGATAAATCTCACCcacaaagcctcaaaatttatgAGAAACTAGATTCCCTGACGAGTGAGATTGTAGAACGTGGTTATGTTCCTGATTGGAAATCTCTGCTTCCTGATGTTGCAGACCATGAACAAAAGATGCTAACATACCACAGTGAGAAGTTGGCGATTGCTTTTGGGATCATCAGTACACCAGATTTTACACCCCTCCAAGTCGTCCAAGGCCATAGGATCTGCAGTGATTGCCATACCGTCATTAAGTTTCTGACATTGATTACAAAAAGGGAAATTATTGTGAGAGATGCAAGCCGATTTCACCATTTCAGATGTGGGAGTTGTTCATGCGGGGATTATTGGTAA